The following proteins come from a genomic window of Megalobrama amblycephala isolate DHTTF-2021 linkage group LG1, ASM1881202v1, whole genome shotgun sequence:
- the LOC125245047 gene encoding gastrula zinc finger protein XlCGF26.1-like, with product MEFEEEPCRIKDEDTEEQTNPVEVNKDKQHPFQKPHHSINEDGDAVVSKTEKNSRQKRAGKSGGSFTCTQCGNSFVQKGSLNEHMRIHTGEKPFTCTQCGKSYNRKSFLKEHLRSHSGVKSFSCDQCDKTFVFSSSLRSHL from the exons ATGGAGTTTGAGGAAGAACCCTGCAGAATAAAAGATGAAGATACAGAGGAACAAACAA ACCCAGTGGAAGTGAATAAAGACAAACAGCATCCGTTTCAAAAACCTCATCATTCCATAAATGAAGATGGAGATGCAGTTGTTTCAAAGACTGAAAAGAATTCCAGACAAAAACGAGCTGGAAAATCTGGAGGATCTttcacatgcactcagtgtggaaataGTTTCGTTCAGAAAGGAAGCTTGAATgagcacatgagaattcacactggagaaaaaccgttcacatgcactcagtgtggaaagagttacaATCGCAAGAGCTTTCTCAAAGAGCATCTGCGCTCTCACTCTGGAGTGAAGTCGTTCAGCTGTGATCAGTGtgataaaacatttgttttttcatCAAGCTTAAGATCACACCTTTAA